A stretch of the Denticeps clupeoides chromosome 6, fDenClu1.1, whole genome shotgun sequence genome encodes the following:
- the nectin1a gene encoding nectin 1a isoform X2 — translation MHYNMWMNLLVAFMISGGQSQVVDMDTTRCGYAGSQVDLSCRFINSNPPVKVSQVTWQKLINGTKQNVAIANPALGVSVLPPFRERVKFKNPAVRRPMPSLEDTTITFSALQLSDEAEYICEYTTFPAGNRENTVNLTVNARPMIQMSLSTPTIVAGSSSSKMTVATCLSANGKPPGVITWDTMLDGETDTQETRNPDGTITVRSDYLVVPSQKIHKQKLTCITTYHNERFTDSVTLNIQYEPEVTIEGFDGNWYLNRENVQLKCQVDANPPVSLYQWRFLNGSIPNKVEIRENILLFKEPVSYQLTGTYVCDATNSIGTRSASVDVVVTELSKGHRGVMQNHQGAGVALAMMVGGSVLLAAVTLSCILYHWRQNTFKRDYCTKKQALESGYRKAGGLLPYPPLPLGLIDSDRSELSAQTSSFTVTSLHVHNLTNQSTKSELERWGFHHNLVTSEDEIGMEVSVDFDLQTDVSDISKEE, via the exons ATGCATTACAATATGTGGATGAACCTGCTGGTTGCTTTCATGATATCAG GTGGACAGTCTCAGGTTGTTGACATGGACACCACACGCTGTGGTTACGCGGGGTCTCAGGTGGATCTCAGCTGCCGGTTTATCAACAGTAACCCCCCTGTCAAGGTCTCACAGGTCACCTGGCAGAAGCTTATCAATGGCACCAAGCAGAATGTGGCCATTGCCAACCCAGCTTTAGGTGTGTCTGTGCTGCCACCGTTCAGAGAGAGAGTCAAGTTCAAAAACCCGGCAGTGCGCCGGCCGATGCCGTCCCTGGAAGACACCACTATAACATTCTCGGCCTTACAGCTGTCTGATGAGGCTGAATACATCTGTGAATACACCACCTTTCCAGCTGGAAACCGTGAAAACACAGTCAACCTCACTGTCAACG ctcgaCCCATGATCCAAATGAGTCTCTCCACTCCAACCATTGTGGCAGGATCCTCCAGTTCGAAAATGACAGTTGCCACTTGCCTGTCTGCCAATGGGAAACCTCCTGGTGTGATCACATGGGATACCATGTTGGATGGAGAGACTGACACCCAGGAGACTCGGAATCCTGATGGGACTATCACAGTACGCAGTGACTACCTGGTGGTGCCCAGCCAGAAGATTCATAAGCAAAAACTCACATGCATCACCACATACCATAACGAGAGATTCACTGACAGTGTGACCCTCAATATCCAGT ATGAACCAGAGGTAACAATCGAAGGGTTTGATGGGAACTGGTATTTGAACCGGGAGAATGTACAGCTCAAATGCCAAGTTGATGCCAACCCCCCAGTCTCATTGTATCAGTGGAGATT CTTAAATGGTTCCATTCCAAATAAAGTGGAGATCCGTGAAAACATTCTGCTCTTTAAAGAACCTGTGAGTTATCAGCTGACTGGCACATATGTGTGCGACGCAACCAACAGTATTGGAACTCGCTCGGCATCCGTGGACGTCGTTGTGACCG AGTTGTCTAAAGGCCATCGTGGGGTTATGCAAAATCATCAGGGAGCTGGTGTTGCACTAGCCATGATGGTGGGAGGATCAGTACTGCTTGCAGCCGTTACACTCTCCTGCATTTTATACCACTGGCGCCAGAACACCTTCAAGAGAGATTACTGCACCAAGAAGCAAGCATTAGAGAGTGGATACAGGAAGGCTGGGGGCTTACTTCCCTATCCTCCACTTCCACTGGGCCTGATCGACTCTGACCGCTCTGAACTAAGTGCACAGACATCAAGCTTTACAGTGACCAGTCTGCATGTTCATAACCTAACCAATCAGAGTACAAAGTCTGAACTGGAGAGGTGGGGATTTCACCACAACCTTGTTACTTCTGAAGATGAAATTGGGATGGAAGTTTCTGTTGACTTTGATCTACAAACTGATGTGTCTGACATCTCTAAAGAGGAGTG A
- the nectin1a gene encoding nectin 1a isoform X1: MHYNMWMNLLVAFMISGGQSQVVDMDTTRCGYAGSQVDLSCRFINSNPPVKVSQVTWQKLINGTKQNVAIANPALGVSVLPPFRERVKFKNPAVRRPMPSLEDTTITFSALQLSDEAEYICEYTTFPAGNRENTVNLTVNARPMIQMSLSTPTIVAGSSSSKMTVATCLSANGKPPGVITWDTMLDGETDTQETRNPDGTITVRSDYLVVPSQKIHKQKLTCITTYHNERFTDSVTLNIQYEPEVTIEGFDGNWYLNRENVQLKCQVDANPPVSLYQWRFLNGSIPNKVEIRENILLFKEPVSYQLTGTYVCDATNSIGTRSASVDVVVTELSKGHRGVMQNHQGAGVALAMMVGGSVLLAAVTLSCILYHWRQNTFKRDYCTKKQALESGYRKAGGLLPYPPLPLGLIDSDRSELSAQTSSFTVTSLHVHNLTNQSTKSELERWGFHHNLVTSEDEIGMEVSVDFDLQTDVSDISKEEWYV; encoded by the exons ATGCATTACAATATGTGGATGAACCTGCTGGTTGCTTTCATGATATCAG GTGGACAGTCTCAGGTTGTTGACATGGACACCACACGCTGTGGTTACGCGGGGTCTCAGGTGGATCTCAGCTGCCGGTTTATCAACAGTAACCCCCCTGTCAAGGTCTCACAGGTCACCTGGCAGAAGCTTATCAATGGCACCAAGCAGAATGTGGCCATTGCCAACCCAGCTTTAGGTGTGTCTGTGCTGCCACCGTTCAGAGAGAGAGTCAAGTTCAAAAACCCGGCAGTGCGCCGGCCGATGCCGTCCCTGGAAGACACCACTATAACATTCTCGGCCTTACAGCTGTCTGATGAGGCTGAATACATCTGTGAATACACCACCTTTCCAGCTGGAAACCGTGAAAACACAGTCAACCTCACTGTCAACG ctcgaCCCATGATCCAAATGAGTCTCTCCACTCCAACCATTGTGGCAGGATCCTCCAGTTCGAAAATGACAGTTGCCACTTGCCTGTCTGCCAATGGGAAACCTCCTGGTGTGATCACATGGGATACCATGTTGGATGGAGAGACTGACACCCAGGAGACTCGGAATCCTGATGGGACTATCACAGTACGCAGTGACTACCTGGTGGTGCCCAGCCAGAAGATTCATAAGCAAAAACTCACATGCATCACCACATACCATAACGAGAGATTCACTGACAGTGTGACCCTCAATATCCAGT ATGAACCAGAGGTAACAATCGAAGGGTTTGATGGGAACTGGTATTTGAACCGGGAGAATGTACAGCTCAAATGCCAAGTTGATGCCAACCCCCCAGTCTCATTGTATCAGTGGAGATT CTTAAATGGTTCCATTCCAAATAAAGTGGAGATCCGTGAAAACATTCTGCTCTTTAAAGAACCTGTGAGTTATCAGCTGACTGGCACATATGTGTGCGACGCAACCAACAGTATTGGAACTCGCTCGGCATCCGTGGACGTCGTTGTGACCG AGTTGTCTAAAGGCCATCGTGGGGTTATGCAAAATCATCAGGGAGCTGGTGTTGCACTAGCCATGATGGTGGGAGGATCAGTACTGCTTGCAGCCGTTACACTCTCCTGCATTTTATACCACTGGCGCCAGAACACCTTCAAGAGAGATTACTGCACCAAGAAGCAAGCATTAGAGAGTGGATACAGGAAGGCTGGGGGCTTACTTCCCTATCCTCCACTTCCACTGGGCCTGATCGACTCTGACCGCTCTGAACTAAGTGCACAGACATCAAGCTTTACAGTGACCAGTCTGCATGTTCATAACCTAACCAATCAGAGTACAAAGTCTGAACTGGAGAGGTGGGGATTTCACCACAACCTTGTTACTTCTGAAGATGAAATTGGGATGGAAGTTTCTGTTGACTTTGATCTACAAACTGATGTGTCTGACATCTCTAAAGAGGAGTGGTATGTGTAG